From Etheostoma cragini isolate CJK2018 chromosome 10, CSU_Ecrag_1.0, whole genome shotgun sequence, the proteins below share one genomic window:
- the rps6kal gene encoding ribosomal protein S6 kinase alpha-6 isoform X3, which yields MYSLAYPKSSYQVMFTEEDVKFYLAELALALNHLHSLGIVYRDLKPENILLDEAGHIKLTDFGLSKESVDADKKAYSFCGTVEYMAPEVVNRRGHTQSADWWSLGVLMFEMLTGTLPFQGKDRNETMNMILKAKLGMPQFLSLEAQSLLRMLFKRNPANRLGAGPDGVEEIKRHAFFSTIDWNKLYRRELQPPFKPAAGKPDDTFCFDPEFTAKTPKDSPGIPPSANAHQLFKGFSFVAPNPMDENKSSPLLSLLPIVQMHGGSTKFSDLYELQEDIGVGSYSICKRCVHRVSAMDYAVKVIIDKSKRDPSEEIEILMRYGQHPNIITLKDVYDEGRYVYLVTELMKGGELLDKILRQKFFSEREASAVLYTITKTVDYLHCQGVVHRDLKPSNILYMDDSGNPDSIRICDFGFAKQLRGGNGLLLTPCYTANFVAPEVLMRQGYDAACDIWSLGVLLYTMLAGYTPFANGPNDTPEEILLRIGSGKFSLTGGNWDTVSDTSKDLLSHMLHVDPHQRYTAAQVLKHSWITCRDTLPHYQLTRHDAPHLVKGAMAATYSALSQKTSQPVLEPVAASSLAQRRSMKKLTSTDM from the exons TTACTTGATGAAGCTGGACACATAAAGTTAACAG ACTTTGGTCTGAGTAAAGAGTCTGTAGATGCTGATAAGAAGGCGTATTCCTTCTGTGGTACGGTGGAGTATATGGCCCCTGAGGTGGTCAACAggagaggacacacacagagtgcagACTGGTGGTCTCTGGGAGTACTTATG TTTGAGATGCTAACGGGGACGTTACCGTTCCAAGGGAAAGACCGCAATGAGACCATGAACATGATCCTCAA AGCTAAGTTGGGAATGCCCCAGTTCCTAAGTTTGGAAGCCCAGAGTTTGCTGAGAATGCTGTTCAAACGTAACCCTGCTAACAGACTAG GGGCCGGGCCCGACGGAGTGGAGGAGATCAAACGCCACGCTTTCTTTTCCACCATCGACTGGAAt AAGCTGTACAGGAGAGAGCTCCAGCCCCCATTCAAGCCTGCAGCGGGTAAACCCGATGACACGTTCTGCTTTGACCCTGAGTTCACTGCTAAAACACCTAAAG ACTCCCCAGGTATTCCTCCCAGTGCTAATGCCCACCAGCTCTTCAAAGGCTTCAGTTTTGTTGCTCCAAACCCGATGGATGAGAACAAGAGCTCCCCGCTGCTCAGCTTACTCCCCATAGTGCAG ATGCACGGCGGCTCAACCAAGTTCTCAGATCTTTACGAGCTGCAGGAGGACATAGGGGTCGGCTCCTACTCCATTTGTAAACGCTGTGTACACCGAGTCTCTGCCATGGACTATGCTGTGAAGGta ATTATAGACAAAAGTAAGAGGGACCCCTCTGAAGAGATCGAGATCCTGATGCGATACGGACAGCATCCCAACATCATCACTCTGAAAGAC gTGTATGACGAGGGCAGGTATGTGTACCTGGTGACGGAGCTGATGAAGGGAGGGGAGTTGCTGGATAAGATCCTCAGGCAGAAGTTTTTCTCTGAGAGAGAGGCCAGTGCTGTGCTCTACACCATCACCAAGACTGTTGACTACCTCCACTGCCAAGGG GTGGTACACCGAGACCTGAAGCCCAGTAACATCCTGTATATGGATGACTCGGGAAATCCCGACTCCATCAGGATCTGCGACTTTGGATTCGCCAAGCAGCTGCGGGGAGGCAACGGCCTGCTGCTCACCCCCTGTTACACCGCCAACTTTGTGGCACCAGAG gtacTAATGCGGCAAGGGTATGATGCAGCCTGTGATATATGGAGCCTTGGAGTTCTACTGTATACCATGCTGGCAGG GTACACGCCGTTTGCTAACGGGCCAAACGACACACCAGAAGAGATTCTTCTCCGGATTGGATCTGGAAAGTTCTCTTTGACCGGTGGCAACTGGGATACTGTATCAGACACATCAAag GACTTGCTGTCCCATATGCTCCATGTGGACCCTCACCAGCGATACACCGCGGCGCAGGTTCTCAAGCATTCCTGGATCACCTGCAGAGATACGCTACCACACTACCAGCTCACGCGCCATGATGCACCGCACCTCGTCAAG GGAGCCATGGCTGCCACCTATTCAGCGCTGAGCCAGAAGACGAGTCAGCCGGTGCTGGAGCCCGTGGCGGCGTCCAGTCTAGCCCAGAGACGCAGCATGAAGAAACTCACTTCCACAGACATGTAG